A stretch of Bacteroidales bacterium DNA encodes these proteins:
- a CDS encoding FtsX-like permease family protein gives MESENKKAKIFGIPRKEIDLFWLDLGIAVESILANKIRSFLTALGIIFGVAAVVAMLAIGNGAQQEILEQMKMVGVNNIIVVPKVVEQAEDSDKTKIASKNSPGLTLKDVKSIVEIVPNLAHACAQVSVETYAMAEGRQIPVKLTGTDFVYFDLFGVEIAEGSFFNERHQNNNLSVCVISEGLGKKLFKGNSPIGMQIKSRNEWFHIMGTYKEVATKSDLEDMGVETSSSVVYIPVETMLLRIVNRSSVTQEQIKAAAEKRDDDRETTSTEIAQINTNQLDKIILSVSDSKYLDNVRNLLDRILFRRHNQVADYEIIVPELLLKQQQRTRDIFNLVLGAIAGISLLVGGIGIMNIMLANVMERVKEIGIRMAVGARKRDIVLQFISEASLISLFGGFIGVILGFVGAGLVTKFADIKTVVTTSSVIISFAISVGVGIAFGYLPAKRAAEQDPIVSLRSE, from the coding sequence ATGGAGAGCGAAAATAAAAAAGCGAAAATTTTTGGGATACCTCGTAAAGAGATTGACCTGTTTTGGCTCGATTTAGGCATTGCTGTTGAATCAATATTGGCTAACAAAATAAGGTCATTCTTAACGGCTTTAGGAATTATTTTCGGTGTTGCCGCTGTTGTTGCAATGCTTGCTATCGGCAATGGAGCTCAACAGGAGATTTTAGAACAGATGAAGATGGTTGGTGTCAATAATATAATTGTTGTGCCAAAAGTTGTTGAACAAGCTGAAGATAGCGATAAAACCAAAATTGCAAGCAAAAACTCGCCCGGGCTTACACTAAAAGATGTTAAAAGCATTGTAGAGATTGTTCCCAATCTGGCTCATGCGTGTGCACAAGTCTCGGTTGAGACATACGCAATGGCAGAAGGCAGACAAATTCCCGTAAAACTGACAGGTACCGATTTTGTTTATTTTGATTTGTTTGGTGTGGAGATTGCCGAAGGCTCATTTTTTAATGAAAGACATCAGAATAACAATCTTTCAGTTTGCGTTATTAGTGAGGGACTAGGAAAAAAACTCTTTAAAGGAAATTCGCCAATAGGTATGCAAATCAAAAGTCGTAATGAGTGGTTTCACATCATGGGAACTTACAAAGAGGTTGCAACCAAATCCGACTTGGAAGATATGGGCGTAGAGACCTCAAGTTCAGTGGTTTATATTCCTGTTGAAACAATGTTGTTGCGAATTGTAAACAGAAGTAGTGTTACGCAAGAGCAGATAAAAGCAGCTGCCGAAAAAAGGGACGATGACAGAGAAACAACAAGTACTGAAATTGCACAAATAAATACAAATCAGTTAGATAAAATAATTTTGAGTGTTTCTGATAGTAAATATCTCGACAATGTTCGAAATTTATTGGATAGAATACTATTTCGTCGTCACAATCAAGTAGCTGATTATGAAATCATTGTTCCCGAACTACTTTTAAAGCAGCAACAACGTACACGTGATATTTTTAATTTGGTTTTAGGGGCAATTGCAGGAATATCCCTTTTGGTCGGGGGTATTGGCATTATGAATATTATGTTAGCAAATGTTATGGAGCGGGTAAAAGAGATAGGAATACGCATGGCTGTTGGTGCGCGTAAGCGCGACATTGTTCTGCAATTTATTTCAGAAGCCTCATTAATTAGCCTTTTCGGAGGTTTTATCGGTGTTATTCTTGGTTTTGTAGGTGCAGGATTAGTAACTAAATTTGCCGATATCAAAACGGTTGTAACAACCAGTTCGGTAATAATTTCGTTTGCTATTAGTGTTGGCGTTGGAATAGCATTTGGATATCTTCCAGCTAAACGGGCAGCGGAGCAAGATCCGATAGTATCACTAAGAAGCGAGTAA
- a CDS encoding D-glycero-beta-D-manno-heptose-7-phosphate kinase, translating to MNQQALTSLFEQFNSKRIAIIGDVMIDSYLWGKAERISPEAPVPVVSVTKRENRMGGAANVAINIKSLGAEPIMIAIIGDDIKGEEFLKLMKKAEIEQSGILISDSRKTTVKHRVISSNQHLLRIDDEESNPLDKNLEEKFISHCLSMLKQFKPDAIVFEDYDKGNVTPLIISKVVQFANENNIPTLVDPKKRNFEHYKNVTLFKPNFKELVEGMKLEGVPRNSSKAVADAANSLLKHLNATYVMVTLSEHGVLITNGKEYFHMPAQKREISDVSGAGDTVISVSAVALACGIKADVVATIANIAGGLVCEKPGVVPIEKESLLSESIEYFETQE from the coding sequence ATGAACCAACAAGCTCTCACATCACTTTTCGAGCAATTTAATTCAAAACGTATAGCAATTATTGGTGATGTAATGATAGATTCATATTTATGGGGAAAAGCCGAAAGAATATCGCCAGAGGCACCTGTACCGGTGGTTTCTGTTACCAAACGAGAAAATCGTATGGGAGGAGCTGCTAACGTTGCTATCAATATAAAATCGCTTGGAGCTGAGCCAATTATGATTGCAATTATTGGAGACGATATCAAGGGAGAGGAGTTTTTAAAGTTGATGAAAAAAGCTGAGATAGAGCAGTCAGGAATACTGATTTCAGACAGCCGTAAAACAACTGTAAAACACCGTGTTATATCTTCGAATCAGCACCTACTAAGAATTGATGATGAAGAATCAAATCCGTTGGACAAAAATCTGGAAGAGAAATTTATCTCACATTGTTTAAGTATGCTTAAACAATTCAAACCCGATGCTATTGTTTTTGAAGATTATGACAAGGGGAACGTTACTCCGCTAATTATCAGTAAGGTCGTTCAATTTGCAAATGAAAACAATATACCAACTTTAGTAGATCCTAAAAAGCGCAATTTCGAGCACTATAAAAATGTTACCTTGTTTAAACCTAATTTCAAAGAGTTAGTTGAGGGAATGAAACTTGAAGGAGTTCCTAGAAACAGTTCAAAAGCGGTTGCAGATGCTGCAAACAGTCTGTTGAAACATCTAAATGCAACCTATGTAATGGTAACACTATCAGAGCATGGTGTTTTGATTACTAATGGAAAGGAATACTTTCATATGCCTGCCCAAAAGCGCGAAATATCCGATGTTAGTGGAGCCGGTGATACCGTGATAAGTGTTTCGGCAGTTGCGTTAGCGTGTGGTATAAAAGCTGATGTAGTTGCCACCATTGCTAACATAGCAGGGGGATTGGTTTGTGAAAAACCGGGAGTCGTTCCAATTGAAAAAGAGAGTCTTTTGTCAGAAAGCATTGAGTATTTTGAAACGCAAGAGTAG